In Candidatus Nitrosarchaeum limnium SFB1, the following proteins share a genomic window:
- a CDS encoding hypothetical protein (hypothetical protein Nmar_1059), whose protein sequence is MIKKEYPKICDEISGISPYIRFVGIVGKGGELLAYKRRPELKPLLNAKHTQHQFSHIAIKTDLEEFFDESLGEIEFVWEERKKVQTISFGIKKVRVWISIDKKVIRSEMLRIIDSCLPIVKKYAKA, encoded by the coding sequence ATGATAAAGAAGGAATATCCAAAAATTTGTGATGAGATATCTGGAATTAGTCCCTATATCAGATTTGTAGGCATAGTGGGAAAGGGTGGTGAACTCTTGGCATACAAAAGAAGACCAGAACTAAAACCACTTTTGAATGCAAAACATACTCAACATCAATTTTCACATATTGCCATAAAGACAGATCTTGAGGAATTCTTTGATGAGAGTCTTGGAGAGATAGAATTTGTTTGGGAAGAAAGGAAGAAAGTTCAAACAATATCATTTGGGATTAAAAAAGTTCGTGTTTGGATATCAATTGATAAAAAAGTAATTCGCTCAGAAATGTTAAGAATTATTGATTCATGTTTGCCAATTGTAAAAAAATATGCCAAAGCATAA
- a CDS encoding hypothetical protein (hypothetical protein Nmar_1060), with amino-acid sequence MEDLEEIQELIEKINNRDYKSEEYHIMKIEELSAELRDAMKFQQESYQRIEELKEKGVKEDLIKYAKTICGNSVEREIIKIQDVYLEKIEEEYIKSKKK; translated from the coding sequence ATGGAAGATTTGGAGGAGATCCAGGAATTAATTGAAAAAATAAACAATCGAGATTACAAATCAGAAGAATACCATATAATGAAAATTGAAGAACTTAGTGCAGAGTTAAGAGATGCCATGAAATTTCAACAGGAATCTTATCAAAGAATTGAAGAGCTTAAAGAAAAAGGAGTGAAAGAAGACTTGATAAAATATGCAAAGACAATATGCGGTAATTCAGTTGAACGAGAAATAATTAAAATTCAAGATGTATATCTAGAAAAAATTGAAGAGGAGTATATCAAATCAAAGAAAAAATAA
- a CDS encoding oligopeptide/dipeptide ABC transporter, ATPase subunit encodes MVLTVNGLTAKYYTSKGDIYAVDDVNFDLKSGESLGIAGESACGKSTLGLSIMRMLLGGKAKGDVIFDGDSILDLSESVFTEEFRWKKISMIFQGAMNSLDPVFTIKEQFVEILKQHGYAKNYDDLITDAIHSVSLDDVVLKKYPHELSGGMKQRVVIAMALLLRPKFVIADEPTTALDVLIQAQIINLLKKLKKDGMSIMLITHDLAVLSEIADKIGIMYGGHMVEFGSSYDIYKNPKHPYTQGLLESIPRLSGNAPKYIKGTPPSLLDPPTQCRFIDRCPHAIEKCKTVPPKFKTETGYVRCWLYDES; translated from the coding sequence ATGGTCTTGACTGTAAACGGGTTAACTGCAAAATATTACACATCAAAGGGAGACATATATGCCGTAGATGATGTAAACTTTGATTTGAAAAGCGGTGAATCTCTGGGGATTGCAGGAGAGAGCGCATGTGGTAAAAGCACTTTGGGTCTTTCTATTATGAGGATGCTTTTAGGTGGTAAGGCAAAAGGTGATGTCATTTTTGATGGTGATTCTATTTTGGATCTTTCTGAATCTGTCTTTACTGAAGAATTTAGATGGAAAAAAATATCGATGATATTTCAAGGTGCTATGAATTCCCTGGACCCTGTATTTACAATAAAAGAACAGTTTGTTGAAATTTTAAAACAACATGGTTATGCTAAAAATTATGATGATTTAATTACAGATGCCATTCATTCTGTCAGTTTAGACGATGTTGTTTTAAAAAAATACCCTCATGAACTAAGTGGTGGAATGAAACAACGAGTTGTAATTGCTATGGCATTATTACTTAGGCCGAAATTTGTTATTGCTGATGAACCTACCACTGCACTTGATGTGTTAATTCAAGCTCAAATAATTAATCTATTAAAAAAACTCAAAAAAGATGGCATGTCAATTATGTTAATCACTCACGATCTTGCAGTATTATCTGAAATAGCTGATAAAATAGGAATTATGTATGGTGGACATATGGTTGAGTTCGGTTCTTCATATGATATTTATAAAAATCCAAAACATCCTTACACTCAGGGACTTTTAGAATCCATTCCAAGACTATCTGGAAATGCACCCAAATACATCAAAGGTACTCCTCCAAGTCTTTTAGATCCTCCCACACAATGTCGTTTTATCGATAGGTGCCCACATGCAATTGAAAAATGTAAAACGGTTCCACCTAAATTTAAAACTGAAACTGGATATGTTCGATGTTGGCTCTATGATGAATCGTGA
- a CDS encoding glyoxalase/bleomycin resistance protein/dioxygenase, whose product MDHVNMTVKNLDESVEFYKNLFGFEVKKEQPEDKSKIIGNNHIKLCLYEDPLMKPRGGIAHFGFHVENFNDILDICKSLGVKIFYDGPVQFEKSRSVYISDPSGYDIELSEIIGGGL is encoded by the coding sequence ATGGATCATGTGAATATGACTGTAAAAAATTTAGATGAAAGTGTAGAATTTTACAAAAACCTCTTTGGTTTTGAAGTAAAAAAAGAGCAACCTGAGGACAAATCCAAAATTATAGGTAATAATCACATCAAACTATGTCTCTATGAAGATCCACTAATGAAACCAAGGGGTGGAATTGCTCATTTTGGATTTCATGTGGAAAATTTTAATGACATCCTAGATATTTGCAAATCTTTAGGCGTAAAAATTTTCTATGATGGTCCTGTGCAATTTGAAAAATCACGGTCAGTTTACATCAGTGATCCTAGCGGTTATGATATTGAACTAAGTGAAATTATTGGAGGAGGACTTTAA
- a CDS encoding transcription elongation factor NusA yields the protein MKLPICNFDAKNSVLCPKCESNVESGIITKADVDASIILARLAKTNQTIDQFSLYSCKEFNGNFVLTLAKNDIMIIRQSRVLYRLLQEQFQGKIWLVEDDKNDKKFIEDLFFPTKILSINSVWAPGGVQKTKAVVSGKWTPRFPIDTNKIIQIVKNARNLDIEIEFEEKRR from the coding sequence ATGAAACTGCCAATATGTAACTTTGATGCAAAAAACTCTGTACTTTGTCCAAAGTGTGAGAGCAATGTGGAATCAGGAATAATTACCAAGGCAGATGTCGATGCATCGATCATACTTGCACGCTTAGCAAAAACAAATCAGACTATTGATCAGTTTTCGCTTTATTCATGTAAGGAATTTAATGGAAATTTCGTATTAACTTTGGCAAAAAATGATATTATGATAATTAGACAAAGTAGGGTACTTTACAGATTACTTCAAGAACAATTTCAGGGAAAAATTTGGCTAGTAGAGGATGATAAAAATGATAAAAAATTCATAGAAGATTTATTCTTTCCAACAAAAATATTATCAATTAATTCCGTATGGGCACCAGGGGGAGTTCAAAAGACAAAGGCAGTAGTATCTGGTAAATGGACACCGAGATTCCCCATTGATACTAATAAAATAATTCAAATTGTTAAAAATGCCCGAAACCTTGACATTGAGATTGAATTTGAGGAAAAAAGAAGGTAA
- a CDS encoding aspartyl-tRNA synthetase — protein sequence MVFVKTHDISELNSGIIGKEVVLGGWVEDLRKLGKMTFITLRDVSGISQIIVKGELNDNLEELNRQSVISVRGIVQETKARDFDFEIKAEEIDVLAKAIHPLPVDPIGRLESNIDTRLNHRALDMRNQKTASIFKLRHHVLEILRKTLAEKKFIEITTPKIIGSASEGGANLFSLDYFGKTAYLAQSPQLYKEQMTIGLERVYEISNFYRAENSHTGRHLSEFTSIDIEAAFMDYNDVMNILESLVMEVYKFVSVNCKKEQENIGHTIEIPKSPFERITYTQVIEELKKVGEKIEFGDDLLDSHLRIIGKNHPGFYFLTDWPMKLKPFYIREKDEDSKLSRSFDLQYGYLELSSGGTRLHNPETLKSRLKEQGLDPTQFADHLQTFDWGMPPHSGWGMGLDRLMTTLIGIDNVREVVLYPRDPDRLSP from the coding sequence GTGGTATTTGTCAAGACACACGATATTTCTGAATTAAACTCAGGCATAATTGGAAAAGAAGTAGTTTTAGGAGGATGGGTTGAAGATCTTCGAAAATTAGGTAAGATGACATTTATCACATTACGGGATGTTTCAGGAATCTCACAAATAATAGTAAAAGGCGAATTAAATGATAATTTGGAAGAACTAAACCGTCAAAGTGTTATTAGTGTAAGAGGAATTGTTCAAGAAACTAAAGCCAGAGATTTTGATTTTGAGATAAAAGCAGAAGAGATTGACGTATTAGCAAAAGCAATTCATCCATTACCTGTTGATCCAATTGGAAGACTAGAAAGCAACATAGACACAAGATTAAATCATCGTGCATTAGATATGAGAAACCAAAAAACTGCATCGATTTTCAAATTACGACATCATGTGCTAGAGATACTACGCAAGACATTGGCTGAAAAAAAATTCATAGAAATTACAACACCAAAAATAATTGGAAGTGCAAGCGAAGGAGGTGCAAATTTATTTTCATTGGACTATTTTGGAAAGACAGCATATCTTGCTCAAAGTCCACAGTTATACAAAGAACAGATGACAATAGGACTGGAAAGAGTTTATGAAATTTCAAATTTTTACAGGGCAGAGAATTCACATACTGGTCGTCATCTAAGTGAATTTACAAGCATAGACATCGAAGCAGCATTCATGGATTATAATGACGTGATGAATATTTTAGAATCATTAGTAATGGAAGTCTACAAATTCGTATCAGTGAATTGCAAAAAAGAACAAGAGAATATTGGTCATACAATTGAGATTCCAAAATCTCCTTTTGAAAGAATCACATACACGCAAGTAATTGAAGAGTTGAAAAAAGTAGGAGAGAAAATAGAGTTTGGAGACGACTTACTTGATTCACATTTGAGAATAATTGGAAAGAATCATCCAGGATTTTATTTTCTCACAGATTGGCCAATGAAATTAAAACCATTTTACATTAGAGAAAAAGATGAAGACTCAAAACTATCACGTTCGTTTGATCTTCAATATGGATATCTAGAGTTATCATCTGGTGGAACAAGACTTCATAATCCAGAGACACTAAAATCAAGACTGAAAGAACAAGGATTAGACCCTACCCAATTTGCTGACCATCTTCAGACATTTGATTGGGGTATGCCTCCTCACTCAGGCTGGGGAATGGGTTTGGATAGACTAATGACCACACTTATTGGAATAGACAATGTAAGAGAAGTGGTTCTGTATCCAAGAGATCCAGACAGATTAAGCCCATAA
- a CDS encoding hypothetical protein (hypothetical protein Nmar_1067) translates to MIDKADAKKVVEVIGNNLIGVSHDSNSFQKLPDSFWGYFARGHDTKGTFGVIVTYSEDGKDVDELIKMYEDWANKNKGKETK, encoded by the coding sequence ATGATAGATAAAGCAGATGCAAAAAAAGTAGTAGAGGTAATTGGAAATAATCTGATTGGTGTATCACATGATTCAAACAGCTTTCAAAAATTACCAGACTCTTTTTGGGGATATTTTGCAAGAGGACATGATACTAAAGGAACTTTTGGAGTCATAGTTACATATTCTGAAGACGGAAAAGACGTAGATGAATTAATCAAGATGTATGAAGACTGGGCAAATAAAAATAAAGGTAAAGAAACCAAATAG
- a CDS encoding hypothetical protein (hypothetical protein Nmar_0486) has protein sequence MKLFDVKLLTVTCEILAQKAILEILYKHGITGYTIYEVDGNGSKGIRGQGFKNEKNLKIEIVSSEEKLKDVSEELARTLFSDFAIILYLSDVQVIRSEKFL, from the coding sequence ATGAAACTATTTGATGTTAAACTATTAACTGTAACATGTGAAATTCTTGCCCAAAAAGCAATTTTGGAAATATTGTACAAACATGGAATTACGGGATATACCATTTATGAAGTAGATGGTAATGGTTCAAAGGGAATTCGTGGTCAGGGATTTAAAAATGAAAAAAATCTCAAAATTGAAATTGTTTCATCTGAAGAAAAATTAAAAGATGTATCTGAAGAACTTGCACGTACTTTGTTTTCTGATTTTGCAATTATCCTGTATTTATCAGATGTTCAAGTAATTAGATCTGAAAAGTTTCTCTAA
- a CDS encoding hypothetical protein (hypothetical protein Nmar_0485): MDILGLIQANILTPVVLFFLLGTVAARIKSDLKMPDAISEFLPIYLLAAIGLHGGLEMRNTGFTDMLIPMLVAIGLSLVFTLNHYQILRRLGKFNIFDSYALASTYGAVGAVTFSVGLSFLKNQGVTSEGYLTAVLAVLEPVSFILAIFLTNLAVAKQLKSKKQSLSNDHDNDEKVLGLVSQSKTKLSEVLRESITGKAIIILLGSIVIGYAIGDEGFDSISIVFDDLFTGAIAIFLLEMGIIAGQRLDDIKKVGIFLVVFSILIPTFNGIIGVFVATALGLSLGGSVMFGLLMASASFIAAPAVLRHAIPQAKPSLYITSALGITFPYNIIILLPIMFSVSSILHNVDGTINLFSNFGLNFI, from the coding sequence ATGGATATTCTCGGATTAATTCAAGCAAATATACTGACTCCTGTAGTCTTGTTTTTTCTTTTGGGAACTGTTGCAGCTCGAATAAAATCTGATTTGAAAATGCCTGACGCCATTTCTGAATTTCTGCCAATCTATCTTCTAGCCGCAATAGGTTTGCATGGTGGATTAGAGATGAGAAATACTGGATTTACTGATATGTTAATTCCAATGCTTGTTGCAATTGGTCTTTCACTGGTGTTTACACTTAACCATTATCAAATACTGCGACGTCTTGGAAAATTCAATATTTTTGATTCATATGCACTTGCATCAACATATGGTGCAGTTGGTGCAGTTACTTTCTCTGTTGGCTTATCCTTTTTAAAAAATCAGGGTGTTACATCTGAAGGCTATCTTACAGCTGTTTTGGCAGTATTGGAACCTGTCAGCTTTATTCTGGCAATCTTTCTTACAAACTTGGCAGTTGCAAAACAACTCAAATCCAAAAAACAATCTCTTTCAAATGATCATGACAATGATGAAAAAGTTCTAGGACTGGTGAGTCAAAGTAAAACCAAACTATCTGAAGTGTTACGTGAATCTATAACTGGAAAAGCAATCATAATTTTGCTTGGTAGTATAGTTATTGGCTATGCTATTGGGGATGAAGGATTTGATTCTATTAGTATTGTGTTTGATGATCTATTTACTGGCGCAATTGCAATATTTCTTTTGGAGATGGGCATAATTGCAGGTCAAAGACTCGATGATATTAAAAAAGTAGGTATTTTTTTGGTTGTATTTTCTATATTGATTCCAACTTTTAACGGAATTATTGGTGTGTTCGTTGCAACTGCATTAGGATTGAGTCTCGGTGGTTCAGTAATGTTTGGTTTGTTAATGGCCAGTGCTTCATTTATCGCAGCCCCTGCAGTTTTACGACATGCTATTCCGCAAGCAAAACCAAGCTTGTATATCACATCTGCACTTGGAATTACTTTTCCATATAATATCATAATATTATTACCTATAATGTTCTCAGTTTCCTCTATTCTTCATAATGTTGATGGAACGATAAACTTATTCAGTAATTTTGGACTCAATTTTATATGA
- a CDS encoding Ketosteroid isomerase-related protein: MRKPNPLMSNIESIQNFYLSFKNKDLQTISRLCDDHIEWITMKGMPHGGTYVGFKAIFEDYFPKMLSNFKEFHAIPETFLDSKNHVVVLGIYDGVSKNDKKFQVPFSHVYEIKENKIIKFRQFTDTQRIHESLN, from the coding sequence ATGCGAAAACCAAATCCCTTAATGTCTAATATTGAGTCTATACAGAATTTTTATTTATCATTTAAAAACAAAGACCTGCAAACAATTAGTCGATTATGTGATGATCATATAGAATGGATTACTATGAAAGGAATGCCTCACGGTGGAACTTATGTTGGGTTTAAAGCAATTTTTGAAGATTATTTTCCCAAAATGTTGTCTAATTTCAAGGAATTTCATGCAATTCCAGAAACCTTTTTGGATTCAAAAAATCATGTAGTGGTTCTTGGAATTTATGATGGGGTCTCAAAAAATGACAAAAAATTTCAAGTTCCATTTTCACATGTTTATGAAATTAAAGAAAATAAAATAATTAAATTCAGACAATTCACTGACACACAAAGAATTCATGAATCTTTGAATTAA
- a CDS encoding isopropylmalate/isohomocitrate dehydrogenase, which yields MYKISLITGDGIGPELSDSAISVLNTINDKLDLKFEITKLSAGDKALKETGKALPNETIQTIKNSDACLKAPVGESAADVIVVLRRMLDLYANIRPAKSYPHMPALRDDIDMVIVRENTEDLYTGKEFSLGNAAVALRIISEDASKRIAKYAFETAKQRNNMKKVTCVHKSNVMRLTDGLFSKSCSEVAKNYPDITFEQMYVDACAMNLIRQPEKFDVIVTTNLFGDILSDESSQVVGGLGMAPAANIGDNFALFEPVHGAAFDIAGKNIANPSSFLLSIKMLLDWLGAKHNDVKCFTVAQKLESVIFDLVKSGVKTKDIGGDKSTLEFTKRITDNL from the coding sequence ATGTATAAAATTTCATTAATCACTGGTGATGGAATTGGTCCTGAATTATCTGATTCTGCAATATCTGTATTGAATACAATTAACGATAAACTTGATTTAAAATTTGAAATTACAAAATTATCTGCAGGTGATAAAGCACTTAAAGAAACTGGTAAAGCATTACCTAATGAAACAATTCAAACAATAAAGAATTCTGATGCTTGTTTGAAGGCGCCTGTTGGCGAATCCGCAGCGGATGTCATTGTAGTGTTACGTAGAATGCTTGATCTTTATGCCAATATTAGACCTGCAAAATCATACCCACACATGCCTGCATTAAGAGATGACATTGATATGGTAATTGTTAGAGAGAATACGGAAGATCTTTACACTGGTAAAGAATTCAGTTTGGGAAATGCTGCTGTTGCATTGAGAATAATATCAGAAGATGCATCAAAGAGAATTGCAAAATATGCATTTGAAACTGCAAAACAACGAAATAACATGAAAAAAGTCACATGTGTTCATAAATCAAATGTAATGCGTCTTACTGATGGATTGTTTTCAAAATCCTGCAGCGAAGTAGCAAAAAACTATCCTGATATTACATTTGAACAAATGTATGTTGATGCTTGTGCTATGAATTTGATTCGTCAACCAGAAAAATTTGATGTCATTGTGACCACTAATTTGTTTGGTGATATTCTATCTGATGAATCTTCGCAAGTGGTGGGTGGATTAGGTATGGCACCTGCCGCTAATATTGGAGATAATTTTGCATTGTTTGAACCTGTTCATGGTGCCGCATTTGATATTGCAGGAAAAAATATTGCAAATCCTTCATCCTTTTTGTTATCAATTAAAATGCTGCTTGACTGGCTTGGGGCAAAACATAATGATGTAAAATGTTTTACTGTTGCTCAAAAACTAGAATCTGTTATTTTTGATTTGGTAAAGAGTGGTGTTAAAACAAAAGACATCGGTGGAGATAAGTCTACTTTAGAGTTTACCAAAAGAATTACTGATAACTTGTAA
- a CDS encoding isopropylmalate/citramalate/homocitrate synthase has translation MKVRIFDTTLRDGEQTIGVSLSPDQKLAIAKKLDELGVDAIEAGFPVISSGEFKAVKMIASEGLSCEIAGLTRTIKNDVDAAVNAGLNYIHTFIATSDIHLQYKLKMTREQALEKAIEAVEYGKSRGLQVEFSAEDATRTDREFLKKVFGDVAKAGADRVNIPDTVGYSTPEYMAELTRDTVEATHLPVSVHCHNDFGLAVANSLAGIHAGASCAHVTINGIGERAGNASLEEFSMALKCLPFEQKYETNIKSELIYETSRFISKTVGIIVQPNKAIVGTNAFGHESGIHTHGVLSNPLTYEPISPELVGRKRWLQVGKHAGIHGMNAMLAEYGVKPTEEQSKQILDKVKTLGDAGKQITDVELLSIASDVLGEKELKRIVQLTGFSVSTGIGTMPYAFVKLNIDGQDHIGTDYGVGPVDAALNAIQKITGKISEIRIKDYGLASISGGSSALCEVTVKVEDALGNKVSAKSVGEDIVTTSVKAVIDAINRIMLKKMLQEKQVR, from the coding sequence ATGAAAGTTAGAATATTTGATACGACATTAAGAGATGGAGAACAAACAATTGGAGTTTCTTTATCGCCAGATCAAAAATTAGCAATTGCAAAAAAACTTGATGAGCTAGGCGTTGATGCAATAGAGGCAGGCTTCCCAGTTATTTCATCTGGTGAATTCAAAGCAGTCAAGATGATTGCATCTGAGGGATTATCATGTGAGATTGCAGGATTAACTAGAACTATTAAAAATGATGTTGATGCTGCAGTTAATGCAGGATTAAATTACATACACACATTCATTGCAACTTCTGATATTCACTTACAATACAAACTCAAAATGACAAGAGAACAAGCACTTGAAAAAGCAATTGAAGCAGTAGAATATGGAAAGTCTCGTGGTCTTCAAGTAGAGTTTTCAGCTGAGGATGCTACACGAACTGATAGAGAATTCTTAAAAAAAGTATTTGGTGATGTTGCAAAAGCAGGAGCTGATAGAGTCAATATTCCTGATACTGTAGGATACTCTACTCCTGAATATATGGCAGAATTAACAAGAGATACTGTTGAAGCAACACATCTTCCAGTAAGTGTTCATTGTCATAATGACTTTGGATTGGCTGTAGCAAACTCATTAGCTGGAATTCATGCAGGAGCTTCTTGTGCACATGTTACCATCAATGGAATTGGTGAGAGAGCAGGAAATGCTTCATTAGAAGAATTTTCAATGGCCTTGAAATGTCTTCCATTTGAACAAAAATATGAAACTAACATTAAATCTGAATTGATTTATGAAACATCTAGATTTATCTCAAAAACTGTTGGAATTATAGTTCAACCAAATAAAGCAATAGTTGGAACCAATGCATTTGGACATGAATCAGGTATTCATACACACGGCGTATTGAGTAACCCTTTGACATACGAACCAATCAGCCCTGAATTAGTTGGTAGAAAAAGATGGTTACAAGTTGGAAAACATGCAGGGATTCATGGAATGAATGCAATGCTTGCAGAATATGGTGTGAAGCCTACCGAAGAGCAATCTAAACAAATCTTAGACAAAGTAAAAACATTAGGTGATGCTGGAAAGCAGATTACCGATGTTGAATTGTTATCTATTGCAAGTGATGTGTTGGGAGAAAAAGAACTCAAAAGAATTGTACAGTTAACTGGATTCTCTGTTTCAACAGGAATTGGAACAATGCCTTACGCATTTGTAAAATTAAACATCGATGGGCAGGATCATATTGGAACTGATTATGGAGTTGGCCCAGTGGATGCTGCATTAAACGCCATACAAAAAATCACTGGAAAGATTTCTGAAATTAGAATTAAAGATTATGGCTTGGCATCAATTTCTGGTGGTTCTAGTGCATTATGTGAGGTTACAGTAAAAGTTGAGGATGCATTAGGAAACAAGGTTTCAGCAAAATCTGTTGGTGAAGATATTGTAACTACATCTGTAAAAGCAGTCATTGATGCAATTAATAGAATAATGCTCAAAAAGATGCTTCAAGAAAAACAGGTACGATAA
- a CDS encoding acetolactate synthase, small subunit, giving the protein MWAILTLLVENKPGILFKVTHLFRSRNFNIDSISVGVTENPEYSRMTITTYGDEKQVEQIVKQLDKMIDTIEVKHLDEHKTVYRELSIFKIKLSNANDSMEVNKLANAYGGKIHDVRKDSIMVELTATPDQIRAFEELAKPFGILDVARTGVAALQRSGA; this is encoded by the coding sequence ATGTGGGCAATTCTTACTCTATTAGTTGAAAACAAACCGGGAATCTTGTTTAAAGTAACTCATCTTTTCAGATCCAGAAATTTCAACATTGATAGTATATCTGTAGGTGTGACTGAAAATCCAGAATATTCAAGAATGACTATTACAACATATGGTGATGAAAAACAAGTGGAGCAAATAGTAAAACAACTCGATAAGATGATTGATACCATAGAAGTAAAACATCTCGATGAGCACAAAACAGTATATCGTGAACTAAGTATTTTTAAGATTAAACTGAGTAATGCTAATGATAGCATGGAAGTTAACAAATTGGCAAATGCATATGGTGGAAAAATCCACGATGTACGCAAAGATTCTATCATGGTGGAATTGACTGCTACTCCTGACCAAATCCGGGCTTTTGAGGAATTAGCAAAACCATTTGGAATTCTTGATGTTGCAAGAACAGGTGTCGCTGCTTTACAAAGGAGCGGGGCATGA